TCCTCGTACTCGCGAGCATCGCTGCGACGGGGTTCCTCGCGGGACCCGCGGCGGCGAGTACGCTGGACGCACCCGCCACGTACGCGAGTGTCGCCGACCAGAACGTAACGATCGAAGACGAGTACGTGGAGCCGGTTCCCGAACGTGGCGACACCTACTTCGAGGCCGAAGATCCGGACGGCAACTGGATCAGCTACATCAATCCGCGCGACCGCTACCGGAGCCCGTACCTCGGGGACGGCTCCGGGAAGATCTGTGTCACCCTGCTGAACGAGGCCGGAGAGCACGTGGTCGGCGAGAGCGTGCCGAACACGACGGCGACGGTACCGACCGGCGACTCCCTCGAGTGGCACCCCGACGCCGATCCGATGGTCGTCGAGTTCCCGCTCACAGAACACTACGACCGGCCGCTGGACGCCGACCAGTTCGGTACCACGTCGGATCTCCCGCAGGGCGACGGCTACCTCGACTCTCACTGTATCGAGATCCACGGCCTGCCCGAGGACGAAACCGTCGAGTACGGCGAGGTAGAGATCGACGGCGAGTACGCCGACTGGATCGAGGTCGTCGGCTACATCCAGGTGGAAAACGAGGCGTGGGACACCGACGTCGATCCGATCGCGGACGCGGTCCCCTACGAGGAAGCCGGCGGCTGGACCTACCACCCCGACGGCTCACACGGACAGGTCGTGATCGTGCTCCAGCTCGACCCACCCGAGGACGCCTACCCCGACACGACCGAGACCGACGACGACGCCGAAGGCGACGACGAGGCGGGAACCGACGACGAAACGGGAGCTGACGACACCGAGAGCGGCGACGGCGACGACGAGCAGGTACGGAGCGACGACGCCGGAGCGGACGACGCGACCGGCTCGGGAGCCGACCGCTCGCCAGGATTCGGCGTCGTCCTCGCGCTCGTCGCACTCGGCGGCGGCGCGCTCCTGCGAGCGCGCCGGTGAGCCCGCTCGAGGTTACTCCGATCCGGCGTCGCGATCCGCGGACTCGCCGGTCGAGATGTCGATGTGGTGGGGCTCCTCCCGGTCGGGCGTTCGCCCGCCGCCGCCGAGCGGAATTTTCGTCTGAATGCTGCTCGCGACGGACTCGACGCGATCCAGCAGCGTTTTGACCTCCTCGGCGAACTCGTCGACGGTCCGTTCGACGTGATACACCCGCTGGGCGGGGATGCGACGGACGATGTCGCGACCCTGCTCGTCGGTTCCGGTCTTGACGATCCAGTGGTCCTGGAAGTAGGCGACGTGCTCGTTTGGCACCGTCTTCTCCGCCGTCTCCCCGTCGGGGGTTTCGTAGACGATCGTCGCCTCACCGATGTCCTCCTCGAGTTCGTAGTCTTCGTCGACCATGTGACATGGTAGCCGGCCAGCGCAGGTATTCCCTCTGCTTGCCTATCGAAACGCCGCCGCGACGGCTGTGCGACACCTGACTCGCCGCTGGGTCGTCCCGGCGGGTAGTCGATCACTCCGGTTCCCGCCACGTCGCCGTCGCAGTGACGCGGTCCTCGTCGACGTCGATCTCGCGCTTGTCGGCGGACGCGCCGAGTACCTCCTCGAGGGCCGCCCAGTCGACGTACGCGAACTCGAGGGCGTCGTCCTCGAACGTAACCCCGTCGTTGGCTGTGACCTCGCCGTACCGTTTGGTGAGGTCCTCGAGGTGGAGGGTAGCCATACTCCGCGTACGAGAACCGGCAGTTGAAATCGGGGGACGGTCTCATCCCGTAATCGACTGCTGCGGTCGCCGACGAACCGGGTGCCGAGAACCGCGACCGTCTCGCCCCTCGACACGGTTGAATCAACCTGAAGTTGGCAGGCAGGGTTGCCGTCGCAGACGCTCGCTCGTGGAGGAGAAACGAAGTGTCAAAAGCCTAGGCCGGGATTTGAACCCGGGCTCTCGTCCTTACCAAGGACGCGCTTTACCGCTAAGCTACCCAGGCAGGCATGCTGTGATTGCCGCGAGTTGTCTTTATGGGTTTCGATTCCCGTCAGCGCGTGGGCCGGTGTGTCGTGGCGCCGTCTGCGATCTACGGGTCGGTCGCCGAGGTCGCCTTGTCCGTCGGTATCCCATCACCCGGTGGCGTGGTCGTGTCGGTCGGCTCGAGCGCGGGCAGACACTCAGACGCGGGCGGAAAACCGGTGCCGACGGCATCGGCGATCTCGTTCGCCGTCGCGACCAGCGCGGGCGTCGGCGTCGAACCGACTGCGGCCGTGCCGGCGAGGACGGCGAGTTCGAGGACGTCGCGCTCGAGGTTCGCGTCCAGCGCGGCGCGGTCGGCGTCGGGTTGCTCGCGGAGCGTCTGGTCGCGACCGAACGCCTGGACGGTTCGGACGGCCTTGCCGGCGGCGTCGGTTCGAGCGAGGAGGTAGAAACCACGGGCGACCAGGATGTCCGCGGCGAGGATCTCGAGGTCGGCGTCGGCGGCTGCCGCCTCGTCGTCGCGGGCCCACGGCTCGTCGTGAGAGAGCGTCCGCGTCAGGCGCAGCCCCTCGTAAATCAGCTGAACGCCCGCCGCGTGGTGGGCGATCCCCTCGAGATCGCCTCCGGTGGCGTCGGTTGCGCTCTCACCGTCGCGGACGGCTGCTGCACTCTCGAGGACGAGTACACCGGGAGCCATCGAGGCGCCGTCGAGGGTAGCGGTAATGACGTCGTGC
Above is a genomic segment from Natrononativus amylolyticus containing:
- a CDS encoding PGF-CTERM sorting domain-containing protein — translated: MFERHEPEVYRAVAGAVVLVLASIAATGFLAGPAAASTLDAPATYASVADQNVTIEDEYVEPVPERGDTYFEAEDPDGNWISYINPRDRYRSPYLGDGSGKICVTLLNEAGEHVVGESVPNTTATVPTGDSLEWHPDADPMVVEFPLTEHYDRPLDADQFGTTSDLPQGDGYLDSHCIEIHGLPEDETVEYGEVEIDGEYADWIEVVGYIQVENEAWDTDVDPIADAVPYEEAGGWTYHPDGSHGQVVIVLQLDPPEDAYPDTTETDDDAEGDDEAGTDDETGADDTESGDGDDEQVRSDDAGADDATGSGADRSPGFGVVLALVALGGGALLRARR
- a CDS encoding DUF7114 family protein, whose amino-acid sequence is MDRADCCRRAARDAVADVDPPHLHDVITATLDGASMAPGVLVLESAAAVRDGESATDATGGDLEGIAHHAAGVQLIYEGLRLTRTLSHDEPWARDDEAAAADADLEILAADILVARGFYLLARTDAAGKAVRTVQAFGRDQTLREQPDADRAALDANLERDVLELAVLAGTAAVGSTPTPALVATANEIADAVGTGFPPASECLPALEPTDTTTPPGDGIPTDKATSATDP